TAGACCAGGTCGCAGTGCAGCAGCATGGTCATGCCGACACCGACGCCCAGGCCGTTGACCGCGGCCACCAGGATCTTGGGGAAGCTCGAAATCGCCGCCAGGAAGCGCGAGACCGGCGATTCACCGGCGATATCGGGCGGGTTCCGCATGAAATCGATCAGGTCGTTGCCCGACGTGAAGGCATCGCCCGCCCCGGTGAGCACCACCACCCGCACGGCCGGATCGGCCGCGGCGGCATTCAATGCGTCGACGATGGCATCGTACATGGCAAGCGTCAGGGCATTCTTCTTGTCGGGGCGATTGAAGGTGATGGTGGTGACCCCATCGAGGGTCGAAGTCAGGATCTCGCTCATGGTTTTGAACTCCTCGCAAAACGGTGGACGACGGTATCGAGAAAACGGGCGACGACAGCGATCTCGTCTGGGGTGAAGCCGTCGGTGAGCTGGTCGTTCACCGCCGCCATCAGCGGCTTGGACGCGCGCACGCGCTCGGCCCCCGCAGCGGTCAGGAACAGGTTGGTGATGCGCCGGTCGCTCTCGCCGAGCTTGCGCTCGATGAACCCGGCGCGTTCCAGCCGGTCGGCCAGGCCGGTGACCGCCGAGGCATTGAGCTCCAGCCGCTCGGCGAGATCGCCCAGGGTACAGCCCGGCGACTCGCCCAGCACGAACAGGGCGCCCAGTTGCGCGCCGGTGATGTCCAGCTGATCGAGCAGGACCACGTCCGCCGCCTTGAACAAGGCATGGCGGGCGCGGTTCAACAGATAGAACAGGCGGGGAGGACGCGGCTTCATGGCCCGCAACCTACCCGCAGTTACTTCACATGTGAAGTATTATTTCAGGCCGCGTCGCGCGCCGCCACCAACCGGCGCCAGTAGTGGATGCCGTCGGCGCCCTCGTCCCGGGCGATCATGCCGCGCTGGCGCAGGCAATGGAGGTGGGCCAGGCCCTCGCCCAGGGCCAGGATCAGGTCGTGGCCCTCCAGCGGGCGGCGGAACATCGGGCCCAGCAGGTCGACCGCGTGACGCGGCGCCTCCAGCGCCTCGATAATGGTGTCGAGCCGGCGCTGATGGCCGATGGCCAGCCGGGTCAGGCGATGGTGCAGGCCGTAGAACGGCTCGTTGTGCGAGGGCAGCACCATCACGTCGTCGGGCACCCGGCGCGCGATGAGTTCCAGCGAGTCGAGCCAGTCGGTCAGCGGGTCGCCTTCCGGGTCCGACAGATTGACCGAGACATTGGAAGAAATGCGCGGCAGCACCTGGTCGCCCGAGATCAGCAGGCCCAGCTCCGCGCACCAGAGGCTGGCATGTTCCGGCGAGTGGCCGCGCCCGACCACCACTTCCCAGGCCTTGCCGCCGATCTCGATCGTGCCGCCGTCGTTGAGCCGGCAATGCCCCAGCGGCAAGTCGGTGACGCCTTGGGCGAAGCTGCCGAAGCCCCGCGCCATGTAGGTTTGCATCATGGTGTCGGTAAAGCCGGCACGGCGATAGAAATCGACCGCTTCGGGCGGCGGCTCGTCGCGGACATCGAGGCACAGCAGCCGGGCGGTGAGGAATTCCTCGCGCGTCATCCACAAGGGTGCGCCGAAATGGCGGCACAGCCAGCCGGCCTGGCCGACGTGATCGGGATGCAGGTGGGTGACCACCACCTTGGTCACCGGCCGGCCGGCCATCGGCCCGGTGAACAATTGCTGCCACAGCGCTTCCGTATTGTGGCCCCGCAGGCCGGTATCGACCACGGCCCAGCCGTCGCCGTCCTCGACCAGCCAGATATTGATGTGGTCCAGGCTGAAGGGCAGCGGCAGGCGCGCCCACAGCACCCCGGGCGCAACCTCGATCGCCTCGCCCGGACCTGGCTTGGCCTCGAACGGAAAAGTCAGTCCGGACACGGGGTCGCCTCGTTGCTGCAATGCCATGACCCCAGTGTAGGAGCCTTGACGTGCACGTCAACCGAGGGTGATTTTCCCTTACGTCAACCGACCGCGCACAGACTGGGCCGACGCGCAGCCAGGGCCTCGATCTCCTCGACCAGCGGCGATTGCGCGATTTCCCGGGCCATGGCGGTGCCGAGCCGGCGGGCAGATTCCGAGAAGCCCGGTTCGTCCAGCAAGCGCCCCAGGGCAGCGCCGATCGCGGCCGGGTCGGTGCCGGCATCGAGCACCAGGCCAGCCCCGCGCACCACCCGGGCGGTTCCTCGGCGGGCCGCCCGGTCTCATGCGCCTCGCAGGAAACCGTCGCGCAAGGCGGCGATGAAGGTCGTCGCCTGGCCGATCATTTCGCGCGCGTCCGCCGCCTTCACCGAATCGCCGTCATAGTCGGCCACATAGCGGCGAGTCTCGGCCTGCTTGAGAAGCCGCCCCAGTTCTTTGGGCAAGGGGCCATCCTTGATCAGATGATTGCTGAACGCATTGAGCACGCCCTTGTGCGTCTTGCCCACATCGTGGCCTGCGGCGAGCAGGGCGGCGCGGGCCGCGTCGAACATGGCGAAATAGGCGCGATTGCACGCCCCGTCGGCATCTCCGATCTCGAGCAAGACAAGCGCCGATGCCGCCGCCTGCTCCGCCTTTGCCAGCAGGCTCTGCACCGTCACAGCATGATCCCCTCGCGGGCGATAGTGCGAAGCAGGGCGGGATTGGAAAAGCGTTCCGGATTCTCCCATTCGTCGAGCCAGACCGGCATGGGCGAAATATTGACCCCGGTCTCGAGCAAGACGTCATAGGCGACATCCGCCATGGCCAGGGTGGTCGTCAACACCCGCTGGTGCTCGCCTTTTAGAAGCACGGCGACATCGGCATCGCTGTCGGGGCGGTGCGTCCCCCGCGCGCGGCTGCCATAGAGAATCGCCCCCGCCGGCTCGTATCGGCCGGCGACCAGGGAGAGAAAGCGGCGAACCGCAGCCTCCGTATCGGGGTCTACATGCTTCATGGCGCGATCATAACAACCGGACGACGAGCGGGCATCGTTTTCGTTTCGATCTTCTCTGCCCATTGAACAAGGTCCGTCCGCTGGGGCCTGGATCATTTCGGCATCCCGACAACGGCCGGATGACAAAACCCCGAGTACCTGGTGTCAGATTTTAACCACTAGCGAATGGTCTCAGCGCACCGTTCCGCGCGGCTGCCGACCATCAGGGCGAAATCCGAAAGGGCGGCATCGTCGAGGCCGTCATTCGTCATGGCCGCCGCCACGGCCGGCGCCTGGATGATGACGCTTTGGCTGAGTTCCAAAATCCGCCGCCGCACCAGCGGCATGCCAAGGCCCGCGTCGGCGGCGAAGGCAGCCCATCCCTTCGCATCCAATTCGGCCAGGGTCGCCTTTCTCCCGATCCTCATGGCGAATTTCGGCGACAGCCCCGGATAGGCAACCGTCGCCAGGAGATCATAGAGCGGTGCCAGCCGCGGCCCCTGGCCGTCATAGAGAATCGAGAAATTCTTGCCATGGGCGTCGGCATTTCCGGCAATGACGTTGAAGATCACGGCATCCAGCAGCTTGATGACTTCGACAGCGGGACGCGCGGCGATACGGCGCAGAAGACCGAAGCATTCCTTGAATCCGGGGCCGCCTTCGCTGGCGTATTTGGTTTCCGGCGGCACGCCCAGCGCCTGGCAGAAGTCCTCCTGGTGAATACGCTGAACCAGGCCGTCGACAGTCTTCGTCCGATCGTAGCGCCCGACGAGCAGGAACGGGCGCCCCAGCACGATGCGAGGCTCAGCCGGTGCGGCGTCGAGCCCGACGGCACCGGCAAGGCGCATGACAAAGGCTTCGTTCTCGGTCGTGGCGGGAAAGCGCGCAATCGGAGGCTTGAGGATATGAGTGGTCGGTTGCCCGGGCGCCGGCAAAGCCACGGCGCCATCCACGAGCACCACGGGGACTTTCGCCTGCACGCCGGCCAACGACAGCCGTATCCCCTCCCCGCCGGCCAGCAAGGGACGCGTCGGCAGCGCCTCCAGCACGCCGAGCAATGCGGCATCGTCGAGCGGTGCCGCTCTGTCCTGTGGCGAGGGCACGGCCAGTGTCTCGCCGGGCGGCAGAAGCTGCAGCGCGCCGGCAACATCCCCACCGAGGCGATCGAGCAGGGCAAAATCATTGGCGCGCGAGACGCCAAGCGCCTGCGCAACCGCGTCCCGCTGGCCCTCTTCGGGCAGAAGACCGCCGAAGAACGGCCGGCATTCGCGGCGCGAGAAAGCTTCTGCCCGCTTCGGCAAGGAGACCGACAACGGCGGCGCCCTTTCGTCGTCAAGCCAGGCAGGCGAATAGGTGAAGCTCAAGTCGCCGTGCCGGTCCTGCGCGAGCTTGCCGACGACGCGGCCGTTCCACCAGACGTCGAGTTCCCGCATCGTCACGCCCCGCCCTCTCCCTTAGGATCTGGCGGCGGGATGATCTCGAAAGAACAGCCCAATGCACTGAGGACCTGCAGCGCCTTGCCAAGCTGCGCCGTCGCCTTGCCGGCTTCCAGATCCACGACAAAGCGCAGGCCGACACCGGCGGCCCCCGCCAGTTCGTCCTGGCGCAAACCGGCCGCTTTCCTGGCCTGGCGGACAAGGCGGCCAATATCGGCCGGCGTGAGTATACGGTTCATCATGATACTTTCCCGATCGGGAAAATATCATGATCCTCTACCTCTTGTCGCGAGAAATTTACCGCTCGGGAAAATAGCACCCAATTCTCGTAGACTCGGGCGATACTTTCCCGATCGGGATAACCATTCGACTCGCCAGCAGCATCGGCAGGGTCTTACAGCAGGTCGCTGCCGCAGGTGGCGGGGCCGGGCAGGCTGGCCGCCACAGGCAGGCGGTGTCGCGAGGCGGCGCGATCATAACAACCGGACGGCGCGCGGGCATCGTTTTCGTTTCGATCCTCTGCGTGCCCTAGCTGGAAAGATCATCCTTGAACCGGTCGATCTGGTGCATCCGTTCATGAAGGATGGTGACGATGCCGATATCGCCGTTTTCCAGCCGTTTCCAGTATACGAAATGGCGTTCGTAGCGGAAGAAATAGCCATCTACCCCGAACGCCGCCGGAACGGGCTTCGACAGGACGCCGCGCGCCTCGATCCGCTCGAAGGCGGCGAACAGGCCGGTGAGGTAACGATCGGCCTGCTCCTGCCCCCAGCGATCGCGCGTGTATCGGTAGATCTCGTCGAGGCGGAGCGAGGCCGCCTCCTGGACACGGACCGCCACGAGGGTCAGGCCCGGTTGCGGGCGATCACTTCGGCGGCGGTGAGTTCCTTGTAGCTGTTGTCTGGCGCGGCGAAGGCGAGGGTCAACTCGGCCCTCAGGTGGTCGAAGGCTTCACGCTCGACTCGTTCCTTGTCGCGCCGGATCAGGTCGCGGACATATTCGCTGATATTCTCGTAGGCGCCGTTCTCGCCGACATTCGCCGCGACGAAATCGCTGAGCGCGCCGCTAAGGCGGACGGTCATGGTCGTGGTGCGAGACATGGCGCCTCCTTGAGTCTTCGTATTCAATATAATCAAAGTTGAATACGGGGCAAGGGATGCGAGTGGCCTCTCCTCATGTCACGGCGGCTCTTCCCCACCTACTTCCAGACAGAGGGAAAGGCGAACCATATTCCATCGAGGCCAGGGTCCGATTTGGATTCCTGCCACTCGCCGATAAGGGAATCTGCGACCTTTGCCGGTTCACCGCCATACCTTGGCACCGGACTCCAGCCAAAGGGTGCCTTCTTATCCCCCTTGATTGGAACCGCACCAGCTGTGATCATTTCGACGACAAACCGGCGAACAAAATCTTCGAGTTCACCGCCGTTTAAAGCAAAACCCTCGCGGCCCGCCCTGATCATGCTCCACATACCTACAGGATCAGATTGGGCCTCATTAACCGTGGCGCGGAACCATTCGAAGTCGGAGATGCCGTGTTTGGAGAGCAGGTGACTCATGGTTCTTAGCCCGCCTCAGTTACATCAGGAATTCCAGTGACACAGTACTTGCTACAGAACCTACTGCAGACATTTACCTGTACTGCCAGGAAGCGCCGGCCCCAACCGGCGCTTCCTGCGAATTTCCAGTCTCTTAACTCGCCAGCAGCGCCGGCAGATCCTCCAGCAGCGCATTGCCGCGGGTGACCGGGCCCAGCAGGGCGGCGGCGACGGGCAGGCGCTGTTCGGCGAAGTAGCGAGCCGAGGCGATGCGGGCCTTCAGGAATTTCTGGTCGGCGCCGGCCTCGTTCAGGCGCTCGTGCGCGACCAGAGCCTGGCGGGCCAGGAGCCAGCCGCCGACCACGGCGCCGGCCATGTCGAGATAGGTTGCGGCATTGGCCAGCACGTCGTTGGGACGGCTGCCCACGTTCTCCAGCACCCACTGGGTTGCCTCTGTCAGGGCGACGGTGGCGGCGCCCAGCTCGCGGGCGATGACGTTGAAGTCCTCGTCGCCGATGCTTTGCAGGCGCGGCGTGAGCGAGCGGATCTGCGCCAGCAGGCCCTTCACCGTGTCGCCGCCGTTGAGCGTCACCTTGCGGGTGACGAGGTCGATCGCCTGGATGCCGTTGGTGCCCTCGTAGATCGGGGCGATGCGGCTGTCACGCCAGTGCTGGGCAGCGCCGGTTTCCTCGATGAAGCCCATGCCGCCGTGGACCTGGATGTTCAGCGAGGTCAGTTCCACGCCGCGGTCGGTGCACCAGGACTTGGTGATCGGGGTCAGCAGGTCGGCCATTGCCCGCTCGGCCGCGCGTTCTTCCGGGGTTGCCGCGACCTTGGAGAGGTCGAGCGCCAGGGCATTGCGGCAGACCATGGCACGCATGGCGTCGACCGTCGACTTCATGGTCATCAGCATGCGGCGGATGTCGGGATGGTCGATGATCGGGCTGGCGGCCGCGGCACCGATGGCCCTGCCCTGCTTGCGTTCCTGGGCGAAGGCCAGGGCCTGCTGATAGGCGCGCTCCGCCAGCCCTAAGCCCTGCCCGCCGACCGAGACGCGGGCATTGTTCATCATGGTGAACATGGCATTGAGGCCGCGGTTCTCCTGGCCGATCATGTAACCGATACAGTCATCGTTGTCGCCATAGGCCATGACGCAGGTCGGGCTGGCATGGATGCCGATCTTGTGTTCGAGCGAGACGCAGCGCAGGTCGTTGCGCCGGCCCAGCGTGCCATCGGCATTGACCAGATACTTCGGCACGATGAAGCAGGAAATGCCGCGGCTGCCCTCGGGCGCGCCCGGCGTCTTGGCCAGCACCAGGTGGATAATGTTCTCGGCCAGCTCGTGCTCGCCGAAGGTGATGAAGATCTTGGTGCCCTTGACGCGCCAGGAACCGTCGCCCACCGGGGTCGCCCGGCTCTTGATGTCGCCCAGGTCCGAGCCGGCATGGGGTTCGGTCAGGTTCATGGTGCCGGTCCATTCGCCGGCGATCATCTTGTGGAGGTAGGTTTCCTTCTGCTCGGGCGTGCCGTGGGCATTGATCGCCTCGGTCGCGCCCTGGTTCAGCAGCATGATCAGGCCGAAGGCCATGTTGGCCGAGGTCCAGATCTCCTGCACCGCGCAGGTCAGGGTCCAGGGCAGGCTCTGCCCGCCGAATTCGGCCTCGAAGGGCACGCCGGGCCAGCCGCCCTCGACATAGGCCTTCCAGGCCGCCTCGAAGGCCTTGGGCACGGTCACGACACCGTTTTCAAGGCTGACACCCTCGCGGTCGCCGACCTGGTTGGTCGGGGCGATCACGTCGCGGGCGAGCTTGCCCGCCTCTTCCAGCACCTGTTCGACGATCTCGGGCGAGGCATGCTCATAGGCCTCGAAGCCCGAGATTTCTTCGAGCTGGCCGATCGTCTCCAGCGTAAACATCAGCTCGCGCAGGGGGGCGGCATAGACGGTCATCGGTCAGGCTCTCCGGTTTTGGGCCGTGCGTTATAGGCACTGGCGGCGCGATATGCTAAGGCGGACACGAATTTGGAAAGCCGACACGACGCCGCACATGACGGTGCCCATCAAGCCCTCTGGCCCGCAGACCATTGCCCAAGCCGCCCGCGCACTCAAGCACGGCCTGCTGGTCGGCCTGCCCACCGAGACCGTTTACGGCCTCGCCGGTGATGCCACGTCCGACGCGGCGGTGGCGCGGATCTATGCCGCCAAGGGCCGGCCGCAGTTCAACCCGCTGATCATTCATGTCGCCGATGTGGCCGGGGCGGAAGCCCTGGCCGTGGTTTCGCCCCTGGCCCGGCGCCTGATGGCGGCCTTCTGGCCCGGGCCGCTGACCCTGGTGCTGCCCCGGGGCGAGAATTGCCCGATCTCGCTGCTGGCCTCGGCCGGGCTCGACACGCTGGCCCTGCGCTGCCCCGCCCACGCGGTGGCCCGGGCGGTGATCGCGGCCGCCGGGGTGCCCCTGGCCGCGCCCAGCGCCAATCCTTCCGGCCGGCTCAGCCCGACCGCCGCCCTTGATGTCGCCGAAGCCTTCACCCCCGACCAGGTCGCCCTGGTCGTCGACGGCGGCGCGACCCCTGTCGGGGTCGAGTCGACCATCGTCGGCTTGTTCGAGGACGGTCCCGTCATGCTGCGCCCGGGGGCCTGGCCCGCGCGTCGATCGAGGCGATCACCGGCCCCCTGCGCGAGGCCGGCCACGATGATGGCGAGGCGCCGCAAAGCCCGGGCCGCCTGCTCTCCCATTACGCCCCGCACCTGCCGGTGCGCCTCGAGGCGACCAGCGTCGCCGGGAACGAGGCCCTGCTCGCCTTCGGGCCGGCGGCGCTGCTGGGTGCGCGGACAGTGCTGAACCTGTCGCCCGGCGGCGACCTGACCGAGGCGGCCGCCAACCTGTTCCGCATGCTGCGCCAGCTCGACCGTTCCGGGGCGGCGGGCATCGCCGTGATGCCGATCCCGGCCGAGGGCCTGGGCGAGGCGATCCGCGACCGGCTGATCCGCGCCGCCGCCCCGCGCGAGGCGGCCTGATGGCGATCGCCCCGGACCTCGTCGCCCGCCTGCGCGACATCCTCGGCCCCGGCGGCCTGGTGGAGGACCAGGACGACCTGGCACCCCGCCTCACCGACATGCGCGGCCGCTATACCGGCAAAACGCCCTTCGCCCTGCGCCCCGCCACCGTCGATGCCCTGTCTCAAGCCATGGCCCTGCTCTATGCGGCGGGCATCCCCATGGTGCCCCAGGGCGGCAATACCGGATTGGTCGGCGGCGCGACCCCCGACGAACGGGGGGGCGAGGTGCTGATCCTGACCGACCGCCTCAAGGCCGTGCGCGCGGTCGATCCCGCCGGCGACACGATCACGGTCG
This DNA window, taken from Oleomonas cavernae, encodes the following:
- a CDS encoding type II toxin-antitoxin system RelE/ParE family toxin encodes the protein MAVRVQEAASLRLDEIYRYTRDRWGQEQADRYLTGLFAAFERIEARGVLSKPVPAAFGVDGYFFRYERHFVYWKRLENGDIGIVTILHERMHQIDRFKDDLSS
- a CDS encoding HEPN domain-containing protein — encoded protein: MTVQSLLAKAEQAAASALVLLEIGDADGACNRAYFAMFDAARAALLAAGHDVGKTHKGVLNAFSNHLIKDGPLPKELGRLLKQAETRRYVADYDGDSVKAADAREMIGQATTFIAALRDGFLRGA
- a CDS encoding ribbon-helix-helix domain-containing protein, with the translated sequence MSRTTTMTVRLSGALSDFVAANVGENGAYENISEYVRDLIRRDKERVEREAFDHLRAELTLAFAAPDNSYKELTAAEVIARNRA
- a CDS encoding type II toxin-antitoxin system HipA family toxin; the protein is MRELDVWWNGRVVGKLAQDRHGDLSFTYSPAWLDDERAPPLSVSLPKRAEAFSRRECRPFFGGLLPEEGQRDAVAQALGVSRANDFALLDRLGGDVAGALQLLPPGETLAVPSPQDRAAPLDDAALLGVLEALPTRPLLAGGEGIRLSLAGVQAKVPVVLVDGAVALPAPGQPTTHILKPPIARFPATTENEAFVMRLAGAVGLDAAPAEPRIVLGRPFLLVGRYDRTKTVDGLVQRIHQEDFCQALGVPPETKYASEGGPGFKECFGLLRRIAARPAVEVIKLLDAVIFNVIAGNADAHGKNFSILYDGQGPRLAPLYDLLATVAYPGLSPKFAMRIGRKATLAELDAKGWAAFAADAGLGMPLVRRRILELSQSVIIQAPAVAAAMTNDGLDDAALSDFALMVGSRAERCAETIR
- a CDS encoding MarR family winged helix-turn-helix transcriptional regulator; this encodes MKPRPPRLFYLLNRARHALFKAADVVLLDQLDITGAQLGALFVLGESPGCTLGDLAERLELNASAVTGLADRLERAGFIERKLGESDRRITNLFLTAAGAERVRASKPLMAAVNDQLTDGFTPDEIAVVARFLDTVVHRFARSSKP
- a CDS encoding acyl-CoA dehydrogenase, with product MTVYAAPLRELMFTLETIGQLEEISGFEAYEHASPEIVEQVLEEAGKLARDVIAPTNQVGDREGVSLENGVVTVPKAFEAAWKAYVEGGWPGVPFEAEFGGQSLPWTLTCAVQEIWTSANMAFGLIMLLNQGATEAINAHGTPEQKETYLHKMIAGEWTGTMNLTEPHAGSDLGDIKSRATPVGDGSWRVKGTKIFITFGEHELAENIIHLVLAKTPGAPEGSRGISCFIVPKYLVNADGTLGRRNDLRCVSLEHKIGIHASPTCVMAYGDNDDCIGYMIGQENRGLNAMFTMMNNARVSVGGQGLGLAERAYQQALAFAQERKQGRAIGAAAASPIIDHPDIRRMLMTMKSTVDAMRAMVCRNALALDLSKVAATPEERAAERAMADLLTPITKSWCTDRGVELTSLNIQVHGGMGFIEETGAAQHWRDSRIAPIYEGTNGIQAIDLVTRKVTLNGGDTVKGLLAQIRSLTPRLQSIGDEDFNVIARELGAATVALTEATQWVLENVGSRPNDVLANAATYLDMAGAVVGGWLLARQALVAHERLNEAGADQKFLKARIASARYFAEQRLPVAAALLGPVTRGNALLEDLPALLAS
- a CDS encoding MBL fold metallo-hydrolase; amino-acid sequence: MSGLTFPFEAKPGPGEAIEVAPGVLWARLPLPFSLDHINIWLVEDGDGWAVVDTGLRGHNTEALWQQLFTGPMAGRPVTKVVVTHLHPDHVGQAGWLCRHFGAPLWMTREEFLTARLLCLDVRDEPPPEAVDFYRRAGFTDTMMQTYMARGFGSFAQGVTDLPLGHCRLNDGGTIEIGGKAWEVVVGRGHSPEHASLWCAELGLLISGDQVLPRISSNVSVNLSDPEGDPLTDWLDSLELIARRVPDDVMVLPSHNEPFYGLHHRLTRLAIGHQRRLDTIIEALEAPRHAVDLLGPMFRRPLEGHDLILALGEGLAHLHCLRQRGMIARDEGADGIHYWRRLVAARDAA
- a CDS encoding helix-turn-helix transcriptional regulator, with protein sequence MMNRILTPADIGRLVRQARKAAGLRQDELAGAAGVGLRFVVDLEAGKATAQLGKALQVLSALGCSFEIIPPPDPKGEGGA
- a CDS encoding nucleotidyltransferase domain-containing protein, with product MKHVDPDTEAAVRRFLSLVAGRYEPAGAILYGSRARGTHRPDSDADVAVLLKGEHQRVLTTTLAMADVAYDVLLETGVNISPMPVWLDEWENPERFSNPALLRTIAREGIML